From the Paramormyrops kingsleyae isolate MSU_618 chromosome 7, PKINGS_0.4, whole genome shotgun sequence genome, one window contains:
- the ppip5k2 gene encoding inositol hexakisphosphate and diphosphoinositol-pentakisphosphate kinase 2 isoform X2 → MSVGETDADHPRFFVGCDDGEGDELLDPGRLVGYDCLYENEEEDEDEEYDSPPERQIVVGICAMSKKSKSKPMKEILERLCLFKYITVVIFEEDVILNEPVENWPLCDCLISFHSKGFPLDKAVAYENLRNPFVINDLDLQYCIQDRREVYCILKAEGIQLPRYAVLNRDPARPEECSLVEGEDHVEVNGEVFQKPFVEKPVSAEDHNVYIYYPTSAGGGSQRLFRKIGSRSSVYSPESNVRKTGSYIYEEFMPTDGTDVKVYTVGPDYAHAEARKSPALDGKVERDSEGKEVRYPVILNAREKLIAWKVCQAFKQTVCGFDLLRANGQSYVCDVNGFSFVKNSMKYYDDCAKILGNIIMRELAPQFHIPWSIPLEAEDIPIVPTTSGTMMELRCVIAVIRHGDRTPKQKMKMEVRHQRFFDLFEKCDGYKTGKLKLKKPKQLQEVLDIARQLLAELGQNNDSEIEESKAKLEQLKTVLEMYGHFSGINRKVQLTYLPHGCPKTSSEEEDVRRDDPSLLLVLKWGGELTPAGRVQAEELGRAFRCMYPGGQGDYAGFPGCGLLRLHSTYRHDLKIYASDEGRVQMTAAAFAKGLLALEGELTPILVQMVKSANMNGLLDSDSDSLSSCQQRVKARLHEILQRDRDFTAEDYDKLAPTSSVSLVKSMQMIKNPVKTCDKVYSLIQSLTLQIRQRMEDPKSADIQLYHSETLELMLRRWAKLEKDFKMKNGRYNISKIPDIYDCIKYDVQHNSSLKLDNTMEIYRLSKALADIVIPQEYGISQPEKLDIAKGYCTPLIRKIRSDLQRTQDDDTVNKLHPVYSRGVMSPERHVRTRLYFTSESHVHSLLSILRYGALCDETKDEQWKRAMDYLKVVSELNYMTQIVIMLYEDPNKDPSSEERFHVELHFSPGAKGCEDDKNLPSGFGYRPASRENEGSKKKSQNDSDEESSAVKRDEPDRALMMFRPLVSDPIYIHRKSPLPRSKKIGSVESPLQTDFNKSPASKEESPLSVSSPDSIGTWIHYTCGVGTGRRRRRSGEQKPSSPVSPKSLAFTSSIFGSWQQVLSESSGHTRSGRLHPEHKLAGGIGSHCAGLFSTMVLGGSSSAPNLQDYARAHRKKLTSAAFLDEATRGSAVKRFSISFARHPTNGFELYSMVPSICPLETLHNSLSLKQVDDFLASIAMSQECNMVTPTSSPASALICGAGPVRNVPLNTYTPARVLPCPYTHASSVKRSLEREATDGSGSPSRAPGSGSTDNSPHGPVGDRAVHQYSTRQTPRDRDVQQCVSDTMANKTLLQDSTSHALANKIPLQDSMPRALANKIPLQDSMPRALANKIPLQDSMPCALANKIPLQDSEPRALANKIPLQDSMPHALANMTPLQDATHHSLANKTLLQTSIYDTVGNQMLLQDSNVYTLDSKNPLQDSITHTLGDKTPLQSSVYHNLGSQMPLQPSTHDTLNNQSPLQDSTPHTLGIKTTLQPSTHESLCNKTFLQHSPHDTSGNKFTLLPSVHDIMGNKAILQPTAQGAPGIKMQSLGRSTTATPHDMSVDKVASQDSSQDSPGGRSSQQVLPRGMLAVKVLSKDRPDAASGDGDAARDHSSLASQKDKGPLHSATKTQESHRAQSKQP, encoded by the exons CCCCCGGAGAGGCAGATCGTGGTGGGCATCTGCGCCATGTCCAAGAAATCCAAGTCGAAGCCCATGAAGGAGATCCTGGAGAGACTGTGCCTCTTCAAATACATCACTGTGGTGATCTTCGAGGAGGATGTCATCCTGAACGAGCCAGTGGAGAATTGGCCGCTCTGCGACTGCCTCATCTCCTTCCACTCCAAAG GGTTTCCATTAGACAAAGCTGTGGCCTATGAAAATCTCAGAAACCCATTTGTCATCAATGATCTGGATCTTCAGTACTGCATCCAGGACAG GAGAGAGGTGTATTGCATCCTGAAGGCGGAGGGCATCCAGCTTCCACGATACGCCGTCCTGAATCGAGACCCCGCCAGGCCAGAGG AATGCAGCCTGGTGGAAGGAGAGGACCACGTGGAGGTGAACGGGGAGGTCTTCCAGAAGCCGTTCGTAGAGAAGCCAGTTAGTGCTGAGGACCACAATGTTTACATCTACTACCCCACGTCGGCGGGCGGAGGCAGCCAGAGACTCTTTCGCAAG ATTGGCAGCAGGAGCAGCGTGTACTCTCCGGAGAGTAACGTCCGCAAAACTGGATCCTACATATACGAAGAATTCATGCCAACAGATGGAACCGATGTCAAG GTGTACACAGTGGGCCCAGACTACGCCCACGCGGAGGCCCGTAAGTCCCCGGCCCTGGACGGCAAGGTGGAGCGGGACAGCGAGGGCAAAGAGGTGCGCTACCCGGTCATCCTCAATGCCAGGGAGAAGCTCATCGCCTGGAAGGTCTGCCAAGCCTTTAAG CAAACTGTTTGTGGTTTCGATCTACTCCGAGCCAACGGCCAGTCGTATGTGTGCGACGTCAACGGGTTCAGCTTTGTGAAAAACTCCATGAAATATTATGATGACTGTGCCAAAATCCTGGG GAACATCATCATGAGGGAGCTGGCTCCTCAGTTTCACATTCCCTGGTCCATACCTTTGGAAGCTGAGGATATTCCCATTGTTCCCACCACATCCGGTACCAT GATGGAGTTGCGATGTGTCATTGCTGTCATTCGTCACGGTGACCGAACACCCAAGCAGAAGATGAAGATGGAGGTTCGCCATCAGAG GTTTTTTGATCTGTTTGAAAAATGCGATGGGTACAAAACTGGAAAACTGAAACTGAAGAAACCAAAACAGCTTCAG GAAGTTCTCGACATCGCGAGGCAGCTGCTCGCCGAGCTCGGCCAGAACAACGACTCAGAAATCGAAGAAAGCAAAGCGAAGCTGGAGCAGCTGAAAACTGTGCTGGAAAT GTACGGACATTTCTCCGGCATAAACCGTAAGGTGCAGCTAACGTACCTGCCACACGGGTGCCCGAAAACGTCAAGCGAAGAAGAGG ATGTCCGCCGTGATGACCCCTCCCTGCTCCTAGTGCTGAAGTGGGGAGGGGAGCTGACCCCCGCTGGCAGAGTTCAGGCCGAGGAGCTGGGCCGCGCTTTCCGCTGCATGTATCCCGGAGGACAAG GGGACTACGCCGGGTTCCCTGGGTGTGGCCTGCTCCGTTTGCACAGCACTTACCGCCATGACCTGAAGATTTACGCATCCGACGAGGGCAGGGTGCAGATGACTGCTGCAGCCTTTGCCAAG GGCCTGCTGGCGCTCGAGGGCGAGCTCACGCCCATCCTGGTGCAGATGGTGAAGAGCGCCAACATGAACGGCCTGCTGGACAGTGACAGCGACTCGCTGAGTAGCTGCCAGCAGCGTGTTAAGGCCCGGCTGCATGAGATCCTGCAGAGGGACCGGGACTTCACAGCCGAGGACTACGACAAG CTCGCCCCGACGAGCAGTGTGTCCCTGGTGAAGTCCATGCAGATGATCAAGAACCCCGTGAAAACCTGCGACAAGGTCTACTCCCTCATCCAGAGCTTGACGCTGCAGATCCGGCAGAGGATGGAAGACCCCAAGTCGGCGG ATATCCAGCTATACCACAGTGAGACACTGGAGCTCATGCTTCGGCGCTGGGCCAAACTGGAGAAGGACTTCAAGATGAAGAACGGCAGATACAACATCAGCAAGATTCCCGACATTTACGACTGCATTAAATACGACGTACAGCACAACAGCTCTCTGAAACTGGACAACACCATGGAGATTTATCGTCTCTCCAAGGCCCTCGCTGACATCGTCATCCCACAG GAATATGGAATATCGCAGCCAGAGAAGCTCGACATTGCCAAGGGCTACTGCACCCCCCTGATCCGGAAGATCCGGTCCGACCTCCAGAGGACGCAGGATGATGATACTGTCAACAAACTTCACCCTGT GTACTCCAGGGGAGTGATGTCTCCGGAACGCCATGTCCGAACCCGATTGTACTTCACGAGCGAAAGTCACGTGCACTCGCTGCTGTCCATCCTGAGATATGGGGCACTCTGTGAT GAGACAAAAGACGAGCAGTGGAAGAGGGCAATGGACTACCTGAAAGTTGTTAGTGAGCTGAACTACATGACGCAGATCGTAATCATGCTGTATGAGGACCCAAACAAG GACCCTTCGTCAGAGGAGCGATTCCACGTCGAGCTGCATTTCAGCCCAGGGGCCAAAGGCTGCGAAGACGACAAAAATCTGCCATCGGGATTCGGCTACAGACCAGCGTCTCGAGAG AACGAGGGCTCGAAGAAGAAATCCCAGAACGACAGCGACGAGGAATCCAGCGCGGTCAAGCGGGACGAGCCGGACCGCGCCCTCATGATGTTCCGGCCCCTGGTTTCCGATCCCATCTACATCCACCGGAAATCTCCTCTGCCTCGCTCCAAAAAGATCGGCTCTGTGGAG TCCCCGTTGCAGACGGACTTTAACAAGAGCCCAGCCAGCAAA GAAGAGAGCCCCCTGAGTGTGTCTAGCCCTGACTCTATTGGTACCTGGATTCATTACACCTGTGGTGTTGGTACAGGGCGGCGAAGACGCAGATCAGGGGAGCAAAAGCCTTCCTCCCCTGTCTCCCCCAAATCACTGGCTTTCACATCCAGTATTTTTGGCTCATGGCAACag GTCCTTTCGGAGAGCAGCGGCCACACTCGTTCAGGCAGGCTGCATCCGGAGCACAAGCTCGCAGGTGGGATAG GGTCACATTGCGCTGGGCTGTTTAGCACCATGGTGCTCGGGGGCTCCTCCAGTGCACCTAACCTACAGGATTATGCTCGTGCGCACCGTAAAAAGCTGACTTCCGCTGCCTTCCTAGATG AGGCCACGCGTGGTTCTGCTGTAAAAAGGTTTTCTATCTCATTTGCTCGACACCCAACCAATG GTTTTGAGTTATACTCCATGGTCCCGTCAATTTGCCCCCTGGAGACGCTTCACAACTCGCTCTCGCTGAAGCAGGTCGATGACTTCCTGGCGTCTATCGCCATGTCCCAGGAATGCAACATGGTGACGCCCACATCCTCGCCTG CTTCTGCATTAATCTGTGGTGCTGGTCCGGTAAGGAATGTCCCATTGAACACATATACTCCAGCAAGGGTTCTGCCTTGTCCTTACACTCATGCTTCAAGTGTGAAGAGATCTTTGGAAAGGGAGGCAACTGATG GCAGTGGATCCCCCAGCAGAGCGCCTGGGAGCGGTTCTACTGACAACTCACCCCATGGTCCAGTGGGAGACCGAGCTGTACATCAGTATTCAACCCGGCAAACTCCAAGAGACAGAGATGTACAGCAATGTGTCAGTGATACCATGGCCAATAAGACCCTCCTACAAGATTCCACATCTCATGCTCTGGCCAATAAGATTCCCCTACAAGATTCAATGCCTCGTGCTCTGGCCAATAAGATTCCCCTGCAAGATTCAATGCCTCGTGCTCTGGCCAATAAGATTCCCCTTCAAGATTCAATGCCTTGTGCTCTGGCCAATAAGATTCCCTTGCAAGATTCAGAGCCTCGTGCTCTGGCCAATAAGATTCCCTTGCAAGATTCAATGCCTCATGCTCTGGCAAATATGACTCCCCTGCAAGATGCAACCCATCACAGCCTGGCTAATAAGACCCTATTGCAAACATCAATCTATGATACAGTGGGAAATCAAATGCTCCTGCAAGATTCAAATGTTTATACCCTGGACAGTAAGAACCCACTGCAAGATTCAATCACACACACCCTCGGGGATAAGACCCCATTGCAATCCTCAGTCTATCACAACTTGGGCAGTCAGATGCCATTGCAACCCTCAACCCATGATACCTTGAACAATCAGAGTCCTCTGCAGGATTCAACCCCTCATACCCTGGGCATAAAGACCACATTGCAACCCTCAACCCATGAGAGCTTGTGTAATAAGACTTTCCTACAGCATTCACCCCATGATACATCAGGTAATAAGTTTACCCTACTGCCTTCAGTCCATGACATTATGGGTAATAAGGCCATTCTGCAACCCACAGCCCAAGGTGCCCCAGGTATTAAGATGCAATCCTTAGGTCGAAGTACCACAGCCACGCCCCATGATATGTCTGTTGATAAAGTAGCCTCACAAGATTCAAGTCAAGACAGCCCTGGAGGCAGAAGTTCCCAGCAAGTCTTGCCCCGTGGCATGCTAGCTGTAAAAGTGCTCTCGAAGGACCGGCCAGATGCTGCCAGTGGGGATGGGGATGCTGCTCGGGACCATTCTTCTCTTGCTTCTCAGAAGGACAAAGGACCCCTACACTCTGCCACTAAGACACAGGAGTCCCACAGGGCCCAGAGTAAACAGCCATGA
- the ppip5k2 gene encoding inositol hexakisphosphate and diphosphoinositol-pentakisphosphate kinase 2 isoform X11: protein MSVGETDADHPRFFVGCDDGEGDELLDPGRLVGYDCLYENEEEDEDEEYDSPPERQIVVGICAMSKKSKSKPMKEILERLCLFKYITVVIFEEDVILNEPVENWPLCDCLISFHSKGFPLDKAVAYENLRNPFVINDLDLQYCIQDRREVYCILKAEGIQLPRYAVLNRDPARPEECSLVEGEDHVEVNGEVFQKPFVEKPVSAEDHNVYIYYPTSAGGGSQRLFRKIGSRSSVYSPESNVRKTGSYIYEEFMPTDGTDVKVYTVGPDYAHAEARKSPALDGKVERDSEGKEVRYPVILNAREKLIAWKVCQAFKQTVCGFDLLRANGQSYVCDVNGFSFVKNSMKYYDDCAKILGNIIMRELAPQFHIPWSIPLEAEDIPIVPTTSGTMMELRCVIAVIRHGDRTPKQKMKMEVRHQRFFDLFEKCDGYKTGKLKLKKPKQLQEVLDIARQLLAELGQNNDSEIEESKAKLEQLKTVLEMYGHFSGINRKVQLTYLPHGCPKTSSEEEDVRRDDPSLLLVLKWGGELTPAGRVQAEELGRAFRCMYPGGQGDYAGFPGCGLLRLHSTYRHDLKIYASDEGRVQMTAAAFAKGLLALEGELTPILVQMVKSANMNGLLDSDSDSLSSCQQRVKARLHEILQRDRDFTAEDYDKLAPTSSVSLVKSMQMIKNPVKTCDKVYSLIQSLTLQIRQRMEDPKSADIQLYHSETLELMLRRWAKLEKDFKMKNGRYNISKIPDIYDCIKYDVQHNSSLKLDNTMEIYRLSKALADIVIPQEYGISQPEKLDIAKGYCTPLIRKIRSDLQRTQDDDTVNKLHPVYSRGVMSPERHVRTRLYFTSESHVHSLLSILRYGALCDETKDEQWKRAMDYLKVVSELNYMTQIVIMLYEDPNKDPSSEERFHVELHFSPGAKGCEDDKNLPSGFGYRPASRENEGSKKKSQNDSDEESSAVKRDEPDRALMMFRPLVSDPIYIHRKSPLPRSKKIGSVEVLSESSGHTRSGRLHPEHKLAGGIGFELYSMVPSICPLETLHNSLSLKQVDDFLASIAMSQECNMVTPTSSPASALICGAGPVRNVPLNTYTPARVLPCPYTHASSVKRSLEREATDAGSGSPSRAPGSGSTDNSPHGPVGDRAVHQYSTRQTPRDRDVQQCVSDTMANKTLLQDSTSHALANKIPLQDSMPRALANKIPLQDSMPRALANKIPLQDSMPCALANKIPLQDSEPRALANKIPLQDSMPHALANMTPLQDATHHSLANKTLLQTSIYDTVGNQMLLQDSNVYTLDSKNPLQDSITHTLGDKTPLQSSVYHNLGSQMPLQPSTHDTLNNQSPLQDSTPHTLGIKTTLQPSTHESLCNKTFLQHSPHDTSGNKFTLLPSVHDIMGNKAILQPTAQGAPGIKMQSLGRSTTATPHDMSVDKVASQDSSQDSPGGRSSQQVLPRGMLAVKVLSKDRPDAASGDGDAARDHSSLASQKDKGPLHSATKTQESHRAQSKQP from the exons CCCCCGGAGAGGCAGATCGTGGTGGGCATCTGCGCCATGTCCAAGAAATCCAAGTCGAAGCCCATGAAGGAGATCCTGGAGAGACTGTGCCTCTTCAAATACATCACTGTGGTGATCTTCGAGGAGGATGTCATCCTGAACGAGCCAGTGGAGAATTGGCCGCTCTGCGACTGCCTCATCTCCTTCCACTCCAAAG GGTTTCCATTAGACAAAGCTGTGGCCTATGAAAATCTCAGAAACCCATTTGTCATCAATGATCTGGATCTTCAGTACTGCATCCAGGACAG GAGAGAGGTGTATTGCATCCTGAAGGCGGAGGGCATCCAGCTTCCACGATACGCCGTCCTGAATCGAGACCCCGCCAGGCCAGAGG AATGCAGCCTGGTGGAAGGAGAGGACCACGTGGAGGTGAACGGGGAGGTCTTCCAGAAGCCGTTCGTAGAGAAGCCAGTTAGTGCTGAGGACCACAATGTTTACATCTACTACCCCACGTCGGCGGGCGGAGGCAGCCAGAGACTCTTTCGCAAG ATTGGCAGCAGGAGCAGCGTGTACTCTCCGGAGAGTAACGTCCGCAAAACTGGATCCTACATATACGAAGAATTCATGCCAACAGATGGAACCGATGTCAAG GTGTACACAGTGGGCCCAGACTACGCCCACGCGGAGGCCCGTAAGTCCCCGGCCCTGGACGGCAAGGTGGAGCGGGACAGCGAGGGCAAAGAGGTGCGCTACCCGGTCATCCTCAATGCCAGGGAGAAGCTCATCGCCTGGAAGGTCTGCCAAGCCTTTAAG CAAACTGTTTGTGGTTTCGATCTACTCCGAGCCAACGGCCAGTCGTATGTGTGCGACGTCAACGGGTTCAGCTTTGTGAAAAACTCCATGAAATATTATGATGACTGTGCCAAAATCCTGGG GAACATCATCATGAGGGAGCTGGCTCCTCAGTTTCACATTCCCTGGTCCATACCTTTGGAAGCTGAGGATATTCCCATTGTTCCCACCACATCCGGTACCAT GATGGAGTTGCGATGTGTCATTGCTGTCATTCGTCACGGTGACCGAACACCCAAGCAGAAGATGAAGATGGAGGTTCGCCATCAGAG GTTTTTTGATCTGTTTGAAAAATGCGATGGGTACAAAACTGGAAAACTGAAACTGAAGAAACCAAAACAGCTTCAG GAAGTTCTCGACATCGCGAGGCAGCTGCTCGCCGAGCTCGGCCAGAACAACGACTCAGAAATCGAAGAAAGCAAAGCGAAGCTGGAGCAGCTGAAAACTGTGCTGGAAAT GTACGGACATTTCTCCGGCATAAACCGTAAGGTGCAGCTAACGTACCTGCCACACGGGTGCCCGAAAACGTCAAGCGAAGAAGAGG ATGTCCGCCGTGATGACCCCTCCCTGCTCCTAGTGCTGAAGTGGGGAGGGGAGCTGACCCCCGCTGGCAGAGTTCAGGCCGAGGAGCTGGGCCGCGCTTTCCGCTGCATGTATCCCGGAGGACAAG GGGACTACGCCGGGTTCCCTGGGTGTGGCCTGCTCCGTTTGCACAGCACTTACCGCCATGACCTGAAGATTTACGCATCCGACGAGGGCAGGGTGCAGATGACTGCTGCAGCCTTTGCCAAG GGCCTGCTGGCGCTCGAGGGCGAGCTCACGCCCATCCTGGTGCAGATGGTGAAGAGCGCCAACATGAACGGCCTGCTGGACAGTGACAGCGACTCGCTGAGTAGCTGCCAGCAGCGTGTTAAGGCCCGGCTGCATGAGATCCTGCAGAGGGACCGGGACTTCACAGCCGAGGACTACGACAAG CTCGCCCCGACGAGCAGTGTGTCCCTGGTGAAGTCCATGCAGATGATCAAGAACCCCGTGAAAACCTGCGACAAGGTCTACTCCCTCATCCAGAGCTTGACGCTGCAGATCCGGCAGAGGATGGAAGACCCCAAGTCGGCGG ATATCCAGCTATACCACAGTGAGACACTGGAGCTCATGCTTCGGCGCTGGGCCAAACTGGAGAAGGACTTCAAGATGAAGAACGGCAGATACAACATCAGCAAGATTCCCGACATTTACGACTGCATTAAATACGACGTACAGCACAACAGCTCTCTGAAACTGGACAACACCATGGAGATTTATCGTCTCTCCAAGGCCCTCGCTGACATCGTCATCCCACAG GAATATGGAATATCGCAGCCAGAGAAGCTCGACATTGCCAAGGGCTACTGCACCCCCCTGATCCGGAAGATCCGGTCCGACCTCCAGAGGACGCAGGATGATGATACTGTCAACAAACTTCACCCTGT GTACTCCAGGGGAGTGATGTCTCCGGAACGCCATGTCCGAACCCGATTGTACTTCACGAGCGAAAGTCACGTGCACTCGCTGCTGTCCATCCTGAGATATGGGGCACTCTGTGAT GAGACAAAAGACGAGCAGTGGAAGAGGGCAATGGACTACCTGAAAGTTGTTAGTGAGCTGAACTACATGACGCAGATCGTAATCATGCTGTATGAGGACCCAAACAAG GACCCTTCGTCAGAGGAGCGATTCCACGTCGAGCTGCATTTCAGCCCAGGGGCCAAAGGCTGCGAAGACGACAAAAATCTGCCATCGGGATTCGGCTACAGACCAGCGTCTCGAGAG AACGAGGGCTCGAAGAAGAAATCCCAGAACGACAGCGACGAGGAATCCAGCGCGGTCAAGCGGGACGAGCCGGACCGCGCCCTCATGATGTTCCGGCCCCTGGTTTCCGATCCCATCTACATCCACCGGAAATCTCCTCTGCCTCGCTCCAAAAAGATCGGCTCTGTGGAG GTCCTTTCGGAGAGCAGCGGCCACACTCGTTCAGGCAGGCTGCATCCGGAGCACAAGCTCGCAGGTGGGATAG GTTTTGAGTTATACTCCATGGTCCCGTCAATTTGCCCCCTGGAGACGCTTCACAACTCGCTCTCGCTGAAGCAGGTCGATGACTTCCTGGCGTCTATCGCCATGTCCCAGGAATGCAACATGGTGACGCCCACATCCTCGCCTG CTTCTGCATTAATCTGTGGTGCTGGTCCGGTAAGGAATGTCCCATTGAACACATATACTCCAGCAAGGGTTCTGCCTTGTCCTTACACTCATGCTTCAAGTGTGAAGAGATCTTTGGAAAGGGAGGCAACTGATG CAGGCAGTGGATCCCCCAGCAGAGCGCCTGGGAGCGGTTCTACTGACAACTCACCCCATGGTCCAGTGGGAGACCGAGCTGTACATCAGTATTCAACCCGGCAAACTCCAAGAGACAGAGATGTACAGCAATGTGTCAGTGATACCATGGCCAATAAGACCCTCCTACAAGATTCCACATCTCATGCTCTGGCCAATAAGATTCCCCTACAAGATTCAATGCCTCGTGCTCTGGCCAATAAGATTCCCCTGCAAGATTCAATGCCTCGTGCTCTGGCCAATAAGATTCCCCTTCAAGATTCAATGCCTTGTGCTCTGGCCAATAAGATTCCCTTGCAAGATTCAGAGCCTCGTGCTCTGGCCAATAAGATTCCCTTGCAAGATTCAATGCCTCATGCTCTGGCAAATATGACTCCCCTGCAAGATGCAACCCATCACAGCCTGGCTAATAAGACCCTATTGCAAACATCAATCTATGATACAGTGGGAAATCAAATGCTCCTGCAAGATTCAAATGTTTATACCCTGGACAGTAAGAACCCACTGCAAGATTCAATCACACACACCCTCGGGGATAAGACCCCATTGCAATCCTCAGTCTATCACAACTTGGGCAGTCAGATGCCATTGCAACCCTCAACCCATGATACCTTGAACAATCAGAGTCCTCTGCAGGATTCAACCCCTCATACCCTGGGCATAAAGACCACATTGCAACCCTCAACCCATGAGAGCTTGTGTAATAAGACTTTCCTACAGCATTCACCCCATGATACATCAGGTAATAAGTTTACCCTACTGCCTTCAGTCCATGACATTATGGGTAATAAGGCCATTCTGCAACCCACAGCCCAAGGTGCCCCAGGTATTAAGATGCAATCCTTAGGTCGAAGTACCACAGCCACGCCCCATGATATGTCTGTTGATAAAGTAGCCTCACAAGATTCAAGTCAAGACAGCCCTGGAGGCAGAAGTTCCCAGCAAGTCTTGCCCCGTGGCATGCTAGCTGTAAAAGTGCTCTCGAAGGACCGGCCAGATGCTGCCAGTGGGGATGGGGATGCTGCTCGGGACCATTCTTCTCTTGCTTCTCAGAAGGACAAAGGACCCCTACACTCTGCCACTAAGACACAGGAGTCCCACAGGGCCCAGAGTAAACAGCCATGA